A window of Proteus columbae contains these coding sequences:
- the metA gene encoding homoserine O-acetyltransferase MetA, whose product MPIRVPDELPAVRCLQKENVFVMTSSRASIQDIRPLKVLILNLMPKKIETENQFLRLLSNSPLQIDIQLLRIDSRVPKNTPVEHLDTFYCDFDQIKEQNFDGLIVTGAPLGLVEFEDVAYWDEIKEVITWAKEHVTSTLFICWAAQAGLNILYDLPKYTLEQKISGVYSHNTCSPFSLLTRGFDETFFAPHSRYAGFPIDFIQNNTDLEILATSEEAGAYLFASKDKRVVFATGHPEYDPNTLADEYHRDVKAGLDPKLPENYFPSNDPSKKPIASWRSHGHLLFANWLNYYVYQITPFDLTQMNPTLD is encoded by the coding sequence ATGCCAATTAGAGTGCCCGATGAGCTACCCGCAGTCCGCTGTTTACAAAAAGAGAATGTCTTTGTTATGACATCCAGTAGAGCGAGTATTCAAGATATTCGCCCATTAAAAGTGCTTATCCTTAATTTAATGCCAAAGAAAATAGAAACAGAAAATCAATTTCTGCGATTGCTTTCTAATAGTCCTCTTCAAATTGATATTCAATTATTGCGTATTGACTCTCGTGTTCCTAAAAATACTCCGGTAGAGCATCTCGATACTTTCTATTGTGATTTTGACCAAATTAAAGAACAAAATTTCGATGGACTTATTGTCACAGGTGCACCATTAGGGCTAGTTGAATTTGAAGATGTGGCTTATTGGGATGAAATAAAAGAAGTTATTACATGGGCTAAAGAGCATGTGACTTCTACACTCTTTATTTGTTGGGCGGCTCAAGCTGGATTGAATATCTTATACGACCTACCTAAATACACGCTAGAACAAAAAATTTCAGGCGTATATAGTCATAATACTTGCTCACCATTTTCACTGTTAACACGCGGATTTGATGAGACTTTCTTTGCTCCGCATTCTCGTTATGCTGGTTTTCCTATCGACTTTATTCAAAACAATACTGATTTAGAGATCCTTGCAACATCAGAAGAAGCTGGCGCTTATTTATTTGCATCAAAAGATAAAAGAGTTGTTTTTGCAACTGGGCATCCAGAATACGATCCCAATACACTAGCAGATGAATATCATCGTGATGTTAAAGCAGGGCTAGATCCTAAATTACCCGAAAACTATTTTCCTAGTAATGATCCGAGTAAAAAACCTATCGCTTCTTGGCGTAGTCATGGACATTTATTGTTTGCTAATTGGTTGAACTACTATGTTTATCAGATAACACCGTTCGATCTTACCCAAATGAATCCAACATTAGATTAA